From Xiphophorus hellerii strain 12219 chromosome 6, Xiphophorus_hellerii-4.1, whole genome shotgun sequence, the proteins below share one genomic window:
- the slc6a9 gene encoding sodium- and chloride-dependent glycine transporter 1 isoform X2: MEEKPLSGILNGAVPGEPVKKDENSRRGNWGNQIEFVLTSVGYAVGLGNVWRFPYLCYRNGGGAFMLPYFIMLVFCGIPLFFLELSFGQFASLGCLGVWKISPMFKGVGYGMMVVSTYIGIYYNVVICIAFYYFFMSMTNLLPWTYCNNPWNTPDCSGVVGSGAQLNGSLVNATASLVAGVTEVVNRTKRTSPSEEYWKHYVLNISDDIGNFGEVRLPILGCLAISWFVVFLCLIRGVKSSGKVVYFTATFPYVVLTILFIRGITLDGAINGIKYYLTPQWQKVLDAKVWGDAASQIFYSLGCAWGGLITMASYNKFHNNCFRDSIIISITNCATSVYAGFVIFSILGFMAHHLNVPVSEVADHGPGLAFVAYPEALTLLPISPLWSLLFFFMLILLGLGTQFCLLETLVTAIVDEIGTDWIIRNKTVVTLSVAVVGFLLGVPLTTQAGIYWLLLMDNYAASFSLVIISCIMCICIMYIYGHRNYFKDVEMMLGFPPPLFFKVCWRFISPVIISFILIFTVIQYKPITYNDYVYPGWSLAIGFAMALSSVICIPIYGLYKISRSPGATFRERLKHACQAHPKWGPALAEHRTGRYAPTAPADTIEARPMKEKKEKEKEKEELREEHKEEEKAKETEKKDEISLTIQGSNGSTNTHNNPNPSA, from the exons AATGGAGCCGTTCCAGGGGAGCCCGTGAAGAAGGATGAAAACTCCCGGAGGGGGAACTGGGGCAACCAGATCGAGTTTGTCCTCACAAGTGTGGGCTATGCAGTGGGCCTGGGCAACGTCTGGAGGTTTCCCTATCTCTGCTACAGAAATGGAGGAG GTGCATTCATGCTGCCATACTTTATCATGTTGGTATTCTGCGGCATCCCTCTCTTCTTTCTCGAGTTATCCTTCGGTCAGTTTGCCAGCCTCGGGTGTCTGGGTGTCTGGAAGATCAGCCCTATGTTCAAAG GTGTTGGTTACGGCATGATGGTGGTGTCCACCTACATCGGGATCTACTACAACGTGGTCATATGCATCGCCTTCTACTACTTCTTCATGTCCATGACGAACCTGCTGCCCTGGACGTACTGCAACAACCCCTGGAACACGCCGGACTGCAGCGGGGTGGTCGGCAGCGGCGCCCAGCTGAACGGCAGCCTGGTGAACGCCACCGCCAGCCTGGTAGCCGGGGTGACGGAGGTGGTCAACCGCACCAAGAGGACCAGCCCCAGCGAGGAGTACTGGAA GCACTACGTACTGAACATCTCCGATGACATAGGAAACTTCGGGGAGGTCCGCCTCCCCATCCTGGGCTGCCTGGCTATTTCCTGGTTCGTGGTTTTCCTCTGCCTCATCAGGGGCGTGAAGTCTTCAGGAAAG GTGGTGTATTTCACAGCCACGTTCCCTTATGTCGTTTTGACTATTCTGTTCATCCGTGGGATCACATTGGACGGCGCTATAAACGGCATTAAGTACTACCTGACTCCACAGTGGCAGAAGGTTCTTGATGCAAAG GTGTGGGGAGACGCCGCCTCGCAGATCTTCTACTCCCTGGGCTGTGCCTGGGGCGGTCTCATCACGATGGCTTCTTATAACAAGTTCCACAACAACTGTTTCAG AGACAGCATCATCATCAGCATAACTAACTGTGCCACCAGTGTGTACGCCGGCTTCGTCATTTTCTCCATCCTGGGCTTCATGGCGCACCACTTGAATGTCCCGGTGTCTGAAGTGGCTGATCACGGACCCGGCCTGGCCTTCGTGGCGTACCCTGAAGCCCTCACCCTGCTGCCAATCTCACCTCTGTGGTCGCTGCTGTTCTTCTTCATGCTCATCCTCCTGGGGCTGGGAACTCAG TTCTGCCTGCTGGAGACGCTGGTGACGGCCATCGTGGACGAGATCGGCACAGACTGGATTATCAGAAACAAGACCGTGGTCACACTCTCGGTGGCCGTCGTGGGTTTCCTGCTGGGCGTCCCGCTCACCACGCAG gcaGGAATCTATTGGTTGTTGCTGATGGACAACTACGCTGCCAGTTTCTCTCTGGTCATCATCTCCTGCATCATGTGTATCTGCATCATGTATATCTATG GTCACAGGAACTACTTCAAGGATGTTGAGATGATGCTGGgcttccctcctcctctcttcttcAAAGTCTGCTGGAGATTCATCTCACCTGTCATTATCTCT TTCATCCTGATCTTCACGGTCATCCAGTACAAGCCCATCACTTACAATGACTACGTGTATCCCGGCTGGTCCCTGGCTATTGGCTTCGCCATGGCCCTGTCCTCAGTGATTTGCATACCCATATATGGCCTGTACAAGATTTCCAGGTCTCCAGGGGCCACCTTTAGAGAG CGGTTGAAGCACGCCTGCCAAGCACATCCGAAGTGGGGCCCGGCCCTGGCAGAGCACAGAACAGGCCGCTACGCCCCCACGGCCCCCGCTGACACCATCGAGGCCCGGCCCatgaaggagaagaaggagaaagagaaggagaaggaggagctaAGAGAAGAGcacaaggaggaggagaaagcgaAGGAGACGGAGAAAAAGGATGAGATCAGCCTCACCATCCAGGGAAGCAACGGCTccaccaacacacacaacaACCCCAACCCCAGTGCATAG
- the slc6a9 gene encoding sodium- and chloride-dependent glycine transporter 1 isoform X1, whose product MSESNIVTASTADQNGAVPGEPVKKDENSRRGNWGNQIEFVLTSVGYAVGLGNVWRFPYLCYRNGGGAFMLPYFIMLVFCGIPLFFLELSFGQFASLGCLGVWKISPMFKGVGYGMMVVSTYIGIYYNVVICIAFYYFFMSMTNLLPWTYCNNPWNTPDCSGVVGSGAQLNGSLVNATASLVAGVTEVVNRTKRTSPSEEYWKHYVLNISDDIGNFGEVRLPILGCLAISWFVVFLCLIRGVKSSGKVVYFTATFPYVVLTILFIRGITLDGAINGIKYYLTPQWQKVLDAKVWGDAASQIFYSLGCAWGGLITMASYNKFHNNCFRDSIIISITNCATSVYAGFVIFSILGFMAHHLNVPVSEVADHGPGLAFVAYPEALTLLPISPLWSLLFFFMLILLGLGTQFCLLETLVTAIVDEIGTDWIIRNKTVVTLSVAVVGFLLGVPLTTQAGIYWLLLMDNYAASFSLVIISCIMCICIMYIYGHRNYFKDVEMMLGFPPPLFFKVCWRFISPVIISFILIFTVIQYKPITYNDYVYPGWSLAIGFAMALSSVICIPIYGLYKISRSPGATFRERLKHACQAHPKWGPALAEHRTGRYAPTAPADTIEARPMKEKKEKEKEKEELREEHKEEEKAKETEKKDEISLTIQGSNGSTNTHNNPNPSA is encoded by the exons AATGGAGCCGTTCCAGGGGAGCCCGTGAAGAAGGATGAAAACTCCCGGAGGGGGAACTGGGGCAACCAGATCGAGTTTGTCCTCACAAGTGTGGGCTATGCAGTGGGCCTGGGCAACGTCTGGAGGTTTCCCTATCTCTGCTACAGAAATGGAGGAG GTGCATTCATGCTGCCATACTTTATCATGTTGGTATTCTGCGGCATCCCTCTCTTCTTTCTCGAGTTATCCTTCGGTCAGTTTGCCAGCCTCGGGTGTCTGGGTGTCTGGAAGATCAGCCCTATGTTCAAAG GTGTTGGTTACGGCATGATGGTGGTGTCCACCTACATCGGGATCTACTACAACGTGGTCATATGCATCGCCTTCTACTACTTCTTCATGTCCATGACGAACCTGCTGCCCTGGACGTACTGCAACAACCCCTGGAACACGCCGGACTGCAGCGGGGTGGTCGGCAGCGGCGCCCAGCTGAACGGCAGCCTGGTGAACGCCACCGCCAGCCTGGTAGCCGGGGTGACGGAGGTGGTCAACCGCACCAAGAGGACCAGCCCCAGCGAGGAGTACTGGAA GCACTACGTACTGAACATCTCCGATGACATAGGAAACTTCGGGGAGGTCCGCCTCCCCATCCTGGGCTGCCTGGCTATTTCCTGGTTCGTGGTTTTCCTCTGCCTCATCAGGGGCGTGAAGTCTTCAGGAAAG GTGGTGTATTTCACAGCCACGTTCCCTTATGTCGTTTTGACTATTCTGTTCATCCGTGGGATCACATTGGACGGCGCTATAAACGGCATTAAGTACTACCTGACTCCACAGTGGCAGAAGGTTCTTGATGCAAAG GTGTGGGGAGACGCCGCCTCGCAGATCTTCTACTCCCTGGGCTGTGCCTGGGGCGGTCTCATCACGATGGCTTCTTATAACAAGTTCCACAACAACTGTTTCAG AGACAGCATCATCATCAGCATAACTAACTGTGCCACCAGTGTGTACGCCGGCTTCGTCATTTTCTCCATCCTGGGCTTCATGGCGCACCACTTGAATGTCCCGGTGTCTGAAGTGGCTGATCACGGACCCGGCCTGGCCTTCGTGGCGTACCCTGAAGCCCTCACCCTGCTGCCAATCTCACCTCTGTGGTCGCTGCTGTTCTTCTTCATGCTCATCCTCCTGGGGCTGGGAACTCAG TTCTGCCTGCTGGAGACGCTGGTGACGGCCATCGTGGACGAGATCGGCACAGACTGGATTATCAGAAACAAGACCGTGGTCACACTCTCGGTGGCCGTCGTGGGTTTCCTGCTGGGCGTCCCGCTCACCACGCAG gcaGGAATCTATTGGTTGTTGCTGATGGACAACTACGCTGCCAGTTTCTCTCTGGTCATCATCTCCTGCATCATGTGTATCTGCATCATGTATATCTATG GTCACAGGAACTACTTCAAGGATGTTGAGATGATGCTGGgcttccctcctcctctcttcttcAAAGTCTGCTGGAGATTCATCTCACCTGTCATTATCTCT TTCATCCTGATCTTCACGGTCATCCAGTACAAGCCCATCACTTACAATGACTACGTGTATCCCGGCTGGTCCCTGGCTATTGGCTTCGCCATGGCCCTGTCCTCAGTGATTTGCATACCCATATATGGCCTGTACAAGATTTCCAGGTCTCCAGGGGCCACCTTTAGAGAG CGGTTGAAGCACGCCTGCCAAGCACATCCGAAGTGGGGCCCGGCCCTGGCAGAGCACAGAACAGGCCGCTACGCCCCCACGGCCCCCGCTGACACCATCGAGGCCCGGCCCatgaaggagaagaaggagaaagagaaggagaaggaggagctaAGAGAAGAGcacaaggaggaggagaaagcgaAGGAGACGGAGAAAAAGGATGAGATCAGCCTCACCATCCAGGGAAGCAACGGCTccaccaacacacacaacaACCCCAACCCCAGTGCATAG
- the slc6a9 gene encoding sodium- and chloride-dependent glycine transporter 1 isoform X3, translated as MLPYFIMLVFCGIPLFFLELSFGQFASLGCLGVWKISPMFKGVGYGMMVVSTYIGIYYNVVICIAFYYFFMSMTNLLPWTYCNNPWNTPDCSGVVGSGAQLNGSLVNATASLVAGVTEVVNRTKRTSPSEEYWKHYVLNISDDIGNFGEVRLPILGCLAISWFVVFLCLIRGVKSSGKVVYFTATFPYVVLTILFIRGITLDGAINGIKYYLTPQWQKVLDAKVWGDAASQIFYSLGCAWGGLITMASYNKFHNNCFRDSIIISITNCATSVYAGFVIFSILGFMAHHLNVPVSEVADHGPGLAFVAYPEALTLLPISPLWSLLFFFMLILLGLGTQFCLLETLVTAIVDEIGTDWIIRNKTVVTLSVAVVGFLLGVPLTTQAGIYWLLLMDNYAASFSLVIISCIMCICIMYIYGHRNYFKDVEMMLGFPPPLFFKVCWRFISPVIISFILIFTVIQYKPITYNDYVYPGWSLAIGFAMALSSVICIPIYGLYKISRSPGATFRERLKHACQAHPKWGPALAEHRTGRYAPTAPADTIEARPMKEKKEKEKEKEELREEHKEEEKAKETEKKDEISLTIQGSNGSTNTHNNPNPSA; from the exons ATGCTGCCATACTTTATCATGTTGGTATTCTGCGGCATCCCTCTCTTCTTTCTCGAGTTATCCTTCGGTCAGTTTGCCAGCCTCGGGTGTCTGGGTGTCTGGAAGATCAGCCCTATGTTCAAAG GTGTTGGTTACGGCATGATGGTGGTGTCCACCTACATCGGGATCTACTACAACGTGGTCATATGCATCGCCTTCTACTACTTCTTCATGTCCATGACGAACCTGCTGCCCTGGACGTACTGCAACAACCCCTGGAACACGCCGGACTGCAGCGGGGTGGTCGGCAGCGGCGCCCAGCTGAACGGCAGCCTGGTGAACGCCACCGCCAGCCTGGTAGCCGGGGTGACGGAGGTGGTCAACCGCACCAAGAGGACCAGCCCCAGCGAGGAGTACTGGAA GCACTACGTACTGAACATCTCCGATGACATAGGAAACTTCGGGGAGGTCCGCCTCCCCATCCTGGGCTGCCTGGCTATTTCCTGGTTCGTGGTTTTCCTCTGCCTCATCAGGGGCGTGAAGTCTTCAGGAAAG GTGGTGTATTTCACAGCCACGTTCCCTTATGTCGTTTTGACTATTCTGTTCATCCGTGGGATCACATTGGACGGCGCTATAAACGGCATTAAGTACTACCTGACTCCACAGTGGCAGAAGGTTCTTGATGCAAAG GTGTGGGGAGACGCCGCCTCGCAGATCTTCTACTCCCTGGGCTGTGCCTGGGGCGGTCTCATCACGATGGCTTCTTATAACAAGTTCCACAACAACTGTTTCAG AGACAGCATCATCATCAGCATAACTAACTGTGCCACCAGTGTGTACGCCGGCTTCGTCATTTTCTCCATCCTGGGCTTCATGGCGCACCACTTGAATGTCCCGGTGTCTGAAGTGGCTGATCACGGACCCGGCCTGGCCTTCGTGGCGTACCCTGAAGCCCTCACCCTGCTGCCAATCTCACCTCTGTGGTCGCTGCTGTTCTTCTTCATGCTCATCCTCCTGGGGCTGGGAACTCAG TTCTGCCTGCTGGAGACGCTGGTGACGGCCATCGTGGACGAGATCGGCACAGACTGGATTATCAGAAACAAGACCGTGGTCACACTCTCGGTGGCCGTCGTGGGTTTCCTGCTGGGCGTCCCGCTCACCACGCAG gcaGGAATCTATTGGTTGTTGCTGATGGACAACTACGCTGCCAGTTTCTCTCTGGTCATCATCTCCTGCATCATGTGTATCTGCATCATGTATATCTATG GTCACAGGAACTACTTCAAGGATGTTGAGATGATGCTGGgcttccctcctcctctcttcttcAAAGTCTGCTGGAGATTCATCTCACCTGTCATTATCTCT TTCATCCTGATCTTCACGGTCATCCAGTACAAGCCCATCACTTACAATGACTACGTGTATCCCGGCTGGTCCCTGGCTATTGGCTTCGCCATGGCCCTGTCCTCAGTGATTTGCATACCCATATATGGCCTGTACAAGATTTCCAGGTCTCCAGGGGCCACCTTTAGAGAG CGGTTGAAGCACGCCTGCCAAGCACATCCGAAGTGGGGCCCGGCCCTGGCAGAGCACAGAACAGGCCGCTACGCCCCCACGGCCCCCGCTGACACCATCGAGGCCCGGCCCatgaaggagaagaaggagaaagagaaggagaaggaggagctaAGAGAAGAGcacaaggaggaggagaaagcgaAGGAGACGGAGAAAAAGGATGAGATCAGCCTCACCATCCAGGGAAGCAACGGCTccaccaacacacacaacaACCCCAACCCCAGTGCATAG